One genomic segment of Schistosoma haematobium chromosome 6, whole genome shotgun sequence includes these proteins:
- the ATPAF2_1 gene encoding ATP synthase mitochondrial F1 complex assembly factor 2 (EggNog:ENOG410V7B1~COG:C): MFSKKFISSTSLHCFRSPHRSLFSAQTKKFYKNVTVFQSTHENYKHPVFQILLDQRKLRTPTGIHFHVPNQALAVAVAHEWDSQVDTIKRYAMPLTTLCNRALDTPADQHDILVSTIMQYADTDTICFRCQEPDDLVKVQSLSWDPIINWVNKHYQIKPVITDSMTSLAKLSPLDKEKLTRYFNSYNIWGLTGKLSMMSIIS, encoded by the exons ATGTTTAGCAAAAAATTCATTTCATCTACGTCTTTACATTGTTTCCGCAGTCCTCATAGAAGTCTGTTTTCCG CTCAAACTAAGAAGTTTTATAAGAATGTGACTGTATTTCAGTCAACTCATGAAA ATTATAAACATCCAGTTTTTCAAATTCTTCTCGATCAACGTAAACTTCGGACTCCAACTGGAATTCATTTTCACGTACCGAATCAAGCATTAGCTGTCGCTGTTGCACATGAATGGGATAGTCAGGTTGACACTATAAAACGATATGCTATGCCTTTG acAACATTGTGCAATCGAGCTTTGGATACTCCAGCTGATCAACATGATATCCTAGTCAGCACTATCATGCAGTATGCTGATACTGATACAATCTG TTTCAGATGTCAAGAACCAGATGATTTGGTTAAAGTGCAATCTCTTTCATGGGATCCTATCATTAATTGGGTTAACAAACATTATCAGATTAAACCAGTCATAACTGATAGTATGACTTCATTGGCTAAACTATCTCCTTTGGATAAAGAGAAATTAACACGTTATTTTAACAGTTATAATATATGGGGTCTTACTGGTAAGTTATCAATGATGTCAATAATCTCATGA
- the ATPAF2_1 gene encoding ATP synthase mitochondrial F1 complex assembly factor 2, variant 3 (EggNog:ENOG410V7B1~COG:C~BUSCO:EOG091G0GQO), which yields MFSKKFISSTSLHCFRSPHRSLFSAQTKKFYKNVTVFQSTHENYKHPVFQILLDQRKLRTPTGIHFHVPNQALAVAVAHEWDSQVDTIKRYAMPLTTLCNRALDTPADQHDILVSTIMQYADTDTICFRCQEPDDLVKVQSLSWDPIINWVNKHYQIKPVITDSMTSLAKLSPLDKEKLTRYFNSYNIWGLTGIKSCVENLKSVYLTLAMLDGFCSVAKAVELSQIEMLFQVNRWGDVPSYHDVENADLNARVSAALFLALLSHYRHDIKIKTSIK from the exons ATGTTTAGCAAAAAATTCATTTCATCTACGTCTTTACATTGTTTCCGCAGTCCTCATAGAAGTCTGTTTTCCG CTCAAACTAAGAAGTTTTATAAGAATGTGACTGTATTTCAGTCAACTCATGAAA ATTATAAACATCCAGTTTTTCAAATTCTTCTCGATCAACGTAAACTTCGGACTCCAACTGGAATTCATTTTCACGTACCGAATCAAGCATTAGCTGTCGCTGTTGCACATGAATGGGATAGTCAGGTTGACACTATAAAACGATATGCTATGCCTTTG acAACATTGTGCAATCGAGCTTTGGATACTCCAGCTGATCAACATGATATCCTAGTCAGCACTATCATGCAGTATGCTGATACTGATACAATCTG TTTCAGATGTCAAGAACCAGATGATTTGGTTAAAGTGCAATCTCTTTCATGGGATCCTATCATTAATTGGGTTAACAAACATTATCAGATTAAACCAGTCATAACTGATAGTATGACTTCATTGGCTAAACTATCTCCTTTGGATAAAGAGAAATTAACACGTTATTTTAACAGTTATAATATATGGGGTCTTACTG GCATAAAATCATGTGTTGAAAACTTGAAATCAGTTTATCTTACATTAGCTATGCTGGATGGATTTTGTTCAGTTGCAAAAGCTGTTGAATTAAGTCAAATAGAAATGTTATTTCAG GTTAATCGATGGGGAGATGTTCCTTCTTATCATGATGTTGAAAATGCTGATCTTAATGCACGTGTATCTGCTGCTCTATTTTTAGCTTTACTCAGTCATTATCGAcatgatataaaaataaaaacaagtataaaataa
- a CDS encoding hypothetical protein (EggNog:ENOG410VEI8~COG:T) produces MSSGPKTLKRKPDESVSDQVPVKVIEKSTEGSRRPAIISPIKLNVPTQDFTPEIPKKVDSKVREVFNSDEESEEEEIPTEARIRMRNLGRYTPTSCGPNSFGKGRFGFVDRRALLNKQTEALNEAVSGENER; encoded by the exons ATGAGTTCGG GACCTAAAACCCTGAAAAGAAAGCCTGATGAATCTGTTAGTGATCAGGTCCCAGTTAAAGTAATTGAAAAATCAACTGAGGGTTCTCGACGTCCTGCGATTATAAGTCCTATCAAATTAAATGTACCCACACAG GATTTTACACCTGAAATCCCTAAAAAGGTGGACAGCAAGGTCCGTGAAGTCTTCAACTCAGATGAGGAA AGTGAGGAAGAGGAAATTCCAACGGAAGCCAGAATACGAATGCGAAATTTAGGAAG gtACACTCCTACATCTTGCGGTCCCAATTCTTTTGGAAAAGGAAGATTTGGTTTTGTTGATCGTAGAGCATTACTTAATAAACAAACAGAAGCATTGAATGAAGCAGTTTCTGGAGAGAATGAACGTTAG
- the ATPAF2_1 gene encoding ATP synthase mitochondrial F1 complex assembly factor 2, variant 2 (EggNog:ENOG410V7B1~COG:C) encodes MPLTTLCNRALDTPADQHDILVSTIMQYADTDTICFRCQEPDDLVKVQSLSWDPIINWVNKHYQIKPVITDSMTSLAKLSPLDKEKLTRYFNSYNIWGLTGIKSCVENLKSVYLTLAMLDGFCSVAKAVELSQIEMLFQVNRWGDVPSYHDVENADLNARVSAALFLALLSHYRHDIKIKTSIK; translated from the exons ATGCCTTTG acAACATTGTGCAATCGAGCTTTGGATACTCCAGCTGATCAACATGATATCCTAGTCAGCACTATCATGCAGTATGCTGATACTGATACAATCTG TTTCAGATGTCAAGAACCAGATGATTTGGTTAAAGTGCAATCTCTTTCATGGGATCCTATCATTAATTGGGTTAACAAACATTATCAGATTAAACCAGTCATAACTGATAGTATGACTTCATTGGCTAAACTATCTCCTTTGGATAAAGAGAAATTAACACGTTATTTTAACAGTTATAATATATGGGGTCTTACTG GCATAAAATCATGTGTTGAAAACTTGAAATCAGTTTATCTTACATTAGCTATGCTGGATGGATTTTGTTCAGTTGCAAAAGCTGTTGAATTAAGTCAAATAGAAATGTTATTTCAG GTTAATCGATGGGGAGATGTTCCTTCTTATCATGATGTTGAAAATGCTGATCTTAATGCACGTGTATCTGCTGCTCTATTTTTAGCTTTACTCAGTCATTATCGAcatgatataaaaataaaaacaagtataaaataa